The following coding sequences are from one Panicum hallii strain FIL2 chromosome 5, PHallii_v3.1, whole genome shotgun sequence window:
- the LOC112894529 gene encoding uncharacterized protein LOC112894529 yields MTPPAHMDHQPDIALAEAAAGGIASPVRQRRGWLRRMYSPVGAPEQAAAVGVGAANDDRRPRRGGWLRRRLVPLEHALRRRWKVLSGAPSRLAAGLPRWKRVSVGGGWAPALLDAAAFRVMYVVEAVVLGLALSCFFCCCGCQI; encoded by the coding sequence ATGACTCCTCCGGCTCACATGGATCACCAGCCGGACATAGCgctggccgaggcggcggcgggcggcatcGCCTCCCCGGTGCGGCAGCGCAGGGGGTGGCTCCGGCGGATGTACTCGCCCGTGGGCGCCCCCGagcaggcggcggccgtgggTGTGGGCGCCGCCAACGACGACaggaggccgcggcggggcgggtggctgcggcggcggctggtgcCGTTGGAGCAcgcgctgcggcggcggtggaaggtGCTGAGCGGCGCGCCGTCGAGGCTGGCGGCCGGGCTCCCGCGGTGGAAGCGGGTGTCGGTCGGCGGCGGCTGGGCGCCGGCGCTGCTCGACGCCGCCGCGTTCCGCGTCATGTACGTGGTCGAGGCCGTCGTGCTCGGCCTCGCGCTCTCCTGCTTcttctgctgctgcggctgccaGATATGA
- the LOC112894070 gene encoding lipid phosphate phosphatase 2-like isoform X1, with protein MSMPYKNDMTPVSPTNLSKKKKKKSPPAATTEAPFDRVRYCQVGSAPATMASNEAMWGSTSSGGAPACAFPTVPRVARSHAWDWVALLLLVAVDALLNVVEPFHRFVGAGMMADLGYPMKANTVPVWAVPVIAVIAPVVIFIVFYIRRRNVYDLHHAILAGILFAVLITGVLTDAIKDAVGRPRPNFFWRCFPDGKAVYDSITTGVICHGDPKVIKEGHKSFPSGHTSWSFAGLGFLSWYLAGKITVFDRRGHVAKLCVVLLPLLVAAMVAISRVDDYWHHWQDVCTGGVLGWCFSNHTAALTSGPFALCSETPLIVALLVLMGPYMFLQDWWSLQCATSSSSQLRQTRKGSGRTRTSGSSPSRRRRAEGSGLQRREGAPATSWTRWKPAGEINCCSMIEQALRASAGSTVYRGPPTYVARVIICRP; from the exons ATGTCCATGCCCTATAAGAATGATATGACGCCGGTTAGCCCGACGAATctatcgaagaagaagaagaagaaaagcccgccggcggcgacgacggaAGCGCCGTTCGATCGCGTTCGGTATTGCCAGGTCGGGAGCGCGCCGGCGACGATGGCGTCCAACGAGGCAATGTGGGGCTCGacgagctcgggcggcgcgcCGGCGTGCGCGTTCCCGACGGTGCCGCGGGTGGCGCGGTCGCACGCGTGGGACTGGGTCGCGCTGCTGCTCCTGGTCGCCGTCGACGCGCTGCTCAACGTCGTCGAGCCGTTCCACCGGTTCGTGGGCGCCGGCATGATGGCCGACCTCGGATACCCCATGAAGGCCAACACCGTCCCCGTCTGGGCCGTGCCG GTCATTGCCGTCATTGCGCCCGTGGTCATCTTCATCGTCTTCTACATCAGGCGGAGGAACGTGTACGATCTTCACCATGCGATTCTAG CAGGCATCCTATTTGCGGTGCTGATAACCGGGGTCCTGACCGACGCGATCAAGGACGCCGTCGGCCGCCCGCGCCCAAACTTCTTCTGGCGCTGCTTCCCCGATGGAAAAGCG GTGTACGACAGCATCACTACAGGGGTGATATGCCACGGCGACCCAAAAGTGATCAAGGAAGGGCACAAGAGCTTCCCGAGCGGGCACACCTCAT GGTCATTTGCCGGCCTGGGGTTCCTGTCGTGGTACCTCGCCGGGAAGATCACCGTGTTCGACCGTCGGGGCCACGTCGCCAAGCTCTGCGTCGTCCTCCTGCCTCTGCTCGTCGCGGCGATGGTTGCCATCTCGCGGGTGGACGACTACTGGCACCACTGGCAAGACGTCTGCACCGGCGGCGTCCTCGGTTGGTGTTTCTCGAACCATACCGCTGCGCTTACCAGCGGGCCCTTTGCTCTCTGCTCTGAGACTCCCTTGATCGTTGCTCTGCTGGTGCTGATGGGTCCGTACATGTTCTTGCAGGATTGGTGGTCGCTTCAGTGTGCTACCTCCAGTTCTTCCCAGCTCCGTCAGACGAGAAAG GGTTCTGGCCGCACGCGCACTTCAGGTTCATCaccgagcaggaggaggagagccGAGGGCAGCGGCCTGCAGAGGCGGGAGGGCGCACCAGCCACGAGCTGGACGCGATGGAAGCCGGCCGGAGAGATCAATTGTTGTAGCATGATCGAGCAGGCGCTGCGCGCTAGTGCAGGATCAACGGTGTACAGAGGCCCCCCCACGTACGTAGCTCGTGTGATTATTTGCAGGCCGTAA
- the LOC112891918 gene encoding high mobility group B protein 14: MKTRSQTTPKPLKTVALAPRPDSPKRRPRPMPKPAGKGDPRAPKKPPTAFFYFMEDFRKTYKLENPSVKSMREIGKACGEKWNTMSFEEKVKYYDIATEKRAEFEKAMIEYNKKKESGEMSEESD; the protein is encoded by the exons ATGAAGACGAGGTCGCAGACGACGCCGAAGCCCCTCAAGACGGTGGCGCTGGCGCCCAGGCCCGACAGCCCCAAGCGGAGGCCGAGACCGATGCCGAAGCCGGCGGGGAAGGGTGACCCCCGCGCGCCCAAGAAGCCACCCACCGCCTTCTTCTACTTCAT GGAGGATTTTCGGAAGACTTATAAGCTGGAAAATCCAAGTGTAAAGTCAATGCGGGAA ATAGGAAAGGCATGCGGCGAAAAATGGAATACGATGTCGTTTGAG GAAAAGGTGAAGTATTATGATATAGCTACCGAGAAACGTGCAGAATTTGAGAAGGCGATGATTGAATATAACAAGAAAAAG GAAAGTGGAGAGATGTCTGAGGAATCCGATTAG
- the LOC112894070 gene encoding lipid phosphate phosphatase 2-like isoform X4 — protein MSMPYKNDMTPVSPTNLSKKKKKKSPPAATTEAPFDRVRYCQVGSAPATMASNEAMWGSTSSGGAPACAFPTVPRVARSHAWDWVALLLLVAVDALLNVVEPFHRFVGAGMMADLGYPMKANTVPVWAVPVIAVIAPVVIFIVFYIRRRNVYDLHHAILGILFAVLITGVLTDAIKDAVGRPRPNFFWRCFPDGKAVYDSITTGVICHGDPKVIKEGHKSFPSGHTSWSFAGLGFLSWYLAGKITVFDRRGHVAKLCVVLLPLLVAAMVAISRVDDYWHHWQDVCTGGVLGLVVASVCYLQFFPAPSDEKGFWPHAHFRFITEQEEESRGQRPAEAGGRTSHELDAMEAGRRDQLL, from the exons ATGTCCATGCCCTATAAGAATGATATGACGCCGGTTAGCCCGACGAATctatcgaagaagaagaagaagaaaagcccgccggcggcgacgacggaAGCGCCGTTCGATCGCGTTCGGTATTGCCAGGTCGGGAGCGCGCCGGCGACGATGGCGTCCAACGAGGCAATGTGGGGCTCGacgagctcgggcggcgcgcCGGCGTGCGCGTTCCCGACGGTGCCGCGGGTGGCGCGGTCGCACGCGTGGGACTGGGTCGCGCTGCTGCTCCTGGTCGCCGTCGACGCGCTGCTCAACGTCGTCGAGCCGTTCCACCGGTTCGTGGGCGCCGGCATGATGGCCGACCTCGGATACCCCATGAAGGCCAACACCGTCCCCGTCTGGGCCGTGCCG GTCATTGCCGTCATTGCGCCCGTGGTCATCTTCATCGTCTTCTACATCAGGCGGAGGAACGTGTACGATCTTCACCATGCGATTCTAG GCATCCTATTTGCGGTGCTGATAACCGGGGTCCTGACCGACGCGATCAAGGACGCCGTCGGCCGCCCGCGCCCAAACTTCTTCTGGCGCTGCTTCCCCGATGGAAAAGCG GTGTACGACAGCATCACTACAGGGGTGATATGCCACGGCGACCCAAAAGTGATCAAGGAAGGGCACAAGAGCTTCCCGAGCGGGCACACCTCAT GGTCATTTGCCGGCCTGGGGTTCCTGTCGTGGTACCTCGCCGGGAAGATCACCGTGTTCGACCGTCGGGGCCACGTCGCCAAGCTCTGCGTCGTCCTCCTGCCTCTGCTCGTCGCGGCGATGGTTGCCATCTCGCGGGTGGACGACTACTGGCACCACTGGCAAGACGTCTGCACCGGCGGCGTCCTCG GATTGGTGGTCGCTTCAGTGTGCTACCTCCAGTTCTTCCCAGCTCCGTCAGACGAGAAAG GGTTCTGGCCGCACGCGCACTTCAGGTTCATCaccgagcaggaggaggagagccGAGGGCAGCGGCCTGCAGAGGCGGGAGGGCGCACCAGCCACGAGCTGGACGCGATGGAAGCCGGCCGGAGAGATCAATTGTTGTAG
- the LOC112894070 gene encoding lipid phosphate phosphatase 2-like isoform X2: MSMPYKNDMTPVSPTNLSKKKKKKSPPAATTEAPFDRVRYCQVGSAPATMASNEAMWGSTSSGGAPACAFPTVPRVARSHAWDWVALLLLVAVDALLNVVEPFHRFVGAGMMADLGYPMKANTVPVWAVPVIAVIAPVVIFIVFYIRRRNVYDLHHAILGILFAVLITGVLTDAIKDAVGRPRPNFFWRCFPDGKAVYDSITTGVICHGDPKVIKEGHKSFPSGHTSWSFAGLGFLSWYLAGKITVFDRRGHVAKLCVVLLPLLVAAMVAISRVDDYWHHWQDVCTGGVLGWCFSNHTAALTSGPFALCSETPLIVALLVLMGPYMFLQDWWSLQCATSSSSQLRQTRKGSGRTRTSGSSPSRRRRAEGSGLQRREGAPATSWTRWKPAGEINCCSMIEQALRASAGSTVYRGPPTYVARVIICRP, translated from the exons ATGTCCATGCCCTATAAGAATGATATGACGCCGGTTAGCCCGACGAATctatcgaagaagaagaagaagaaaagcccgccggcggcgacgacggaAGCGCCGTTCGATCGCGTTCGGTATTGCCAGGTCGGGAGCGCGCCGGCGACGATGGCGTCCAACGAGGCAATGTGGGGCTCGacgagctcgggcggcgcgcCGGCGTGCGCGTTCCCGACGGTGCCGCGGGTGGCGCGGTCGCACGCGTGGGACTGGGTCGCGCTGCTGCTCCTGGTCGCCGTCGACGCGCTGCTCAACGTCGTCGAGCCGTTCCACCGGTTCGTGGGCGCCGGCATGATGGCCGACCTCGGATACCCCATGAAGGCCAACACCGTCCCCGTCTGGGCCGTGCCG GTCATTGCCGTCATTGCGCCCGTGGTCATCTTCATCGTCTTCTACATCAGGCGGAGGAACGTGTACGATCTTCACCATGCGATTCTAG GCATCCTATTTGCGGTGCTGATAACCGGGGTCCTGACCGACGCGATCAAGGACGCCGTCGGCCGCCCGCGCCCAAACTTCTTCTGGCGCTGCTTCCCCGATGGAAAAGCG GTGTACGACAGCATCACTACAGGGGTGATATGCCACGGCGACCCAAAAGTGATCAAGGAAGGGCACAAGAGCTTCCCGAGCGGGCACACCTCAT GGTCATTTGCCGGCCTGGGGTTCCTGTCGTGGTACCTCGCCGGGAAGATCACCGTGTTCGACCGTCGGGGCCACGTCGCCAAGCTCTGCGTCGTCCTCCTGCCTCTGCTCGTCGCGGCGATGGTTGCCATCTCGCGGGTGGACGACTACTGGCACCACTGGCAAGACGTCTGCACCGGCGGCGTCCTCGGTTGGTGTTTCTCGAACCATACCGCTGCGCTTACCAGCGGGCCCTTTGCTCTCTGCTCTGAGACTCCCTTGATCGTTGCTCTGCTGGTGCTGATGGGTCCGTACATGTTCTTGCAGGATTGGTGGTCGCTTCAGTGTGCTACCTCCAGTTCTTCCCAGCTCCGTCAGACGAGAAAG GGTTCTGGCCGCACGCGCACTTCAGGTTCATCaccgagcaggaggaggagagccGAGGGCAGCGGCCTGCAGAGGCGGGAGGGCGCACCAGCCACGAGCTGGACGCGATGGAAGCCGGCCGGAGAGATCAATTGTTGTAGCATGATCGAGCAGGCGCTGCGCGCTAGTGCAGGATCAACGGTGTACAGAGGCCCCCCCACGTACGTAGCTCGTGTGATTATTTGCAGGCCGTAA
- the LOC112894070 gene encoding lipid phosphate phosphatase 2-like isoform X3, producing the protein MSMPYKNDMTPVSPTNLSKKKKKKSPPAATTEAPFDRVRYCQVGSAPATMASNEAMWGSTSSGGAPACAFPTVPRVARSHAWDWVALLLLVAVDALLNVVEPFHRFVGAGMMADLGYPMKANTVPVWAVPVIAVIAPVVIFIVFYIRRRNVYDLHHAILAGILFAVLITGVLTDAIKDAVGRPRPNFFWRCFPDGKAVYDSITTGVICHGDPKVIKEGHKSFPSGHTSWSFAGLGFLSWYLAGKITVFDRRGHVAKLCVVLLPLLVAAMVAISRVDDYWHHWQDVCTGGVLGLVVASVCYLQFFPAPSDEKGFWPHAHFRFITEQEEESRGQRPAEAGGRTSHELDAMEAGRRDQLL; encoded by the exons ATGTCCATGCCCTATAAGAATGATATGACGCCGGTTAGCCCGACGAATctatcgaagaagaagaagaagaaaagcccgccggcggcgacgacggaAGCGCCGTTCGATCGCGTTCGGTATTGCCAGGTCGGGAGCGCGCCGGCGACGATGGCGTCCAACGAGGCAATGTGGGGCTCGacgagctcgggcggcgcgcCGGCGTGCGCGTTCCCGACGGTGCCGCGGGTGGCGCGGTCGCACGCGTGGGACTGGGTCGCGCTGCTGCTCCTGGTCGCCGTCGACGCGCTGCTCAACGTCGTCGAGCCGTTCCACCGGTTCGTGGGCGCCGGCATGATGGCCGACCTCGGATACCCCATGAAGGCCAACACCGTCCCCGTCTGGGCCGTGCCG GTCATTGCCGTCATTGCGCCCGTGGTCATCTTCATCGTCTTCTACATCAGGCGGAGGAACGTGTACGATCTTCACCATGCGATTCTAG CAGGCATCCTATTTGCGGTGCTGATAACCGGGGTCCTGACCGACGCGATCAAGGACGCCGTCGGCCGCCCGCGCCCAAACTTCTTCTGGCGCTGCTTCCCCGATGGAAAAGCG GTGTACGACAGCATCACTACAGGGGTGATATGCCACGGCGACCCAAAAGTGATCAAGGAAGGGCACAAGAGCTTCCCGAGCGGGCACACCTCAT GGTCATTTGCCGGCCTGGGGTTCCTGTCGTGGTACCTCGCCGGGAAGATCACCGTGTTCGACCGTCGGGGCCACGTCGCCAAGCTCTGCGTCGTCCTCCTGCCTCTGCTCGTCGCGGCGATGGTTGCCATCTCGCGGGTGGACGACTACTGGCACCACTGGCAAGACGTCTGCACCGGCGGCGTCCTCG GATTGGTGGTCGCTTCAGTGTGCTACCTCCAGTTCTTCCCAGCTCCGTCAGACGAGAAAG GGTTCTGGCCGCACGCGCACTTCAGGTTCATCaccgagcaggaggaggagagccGAGGGCAGCGGCCTGCAGAGGCGGGAGGGCGCACCAGCCACGAGCTGGACGCGATGGAAGCCGGCCGGAGAGATCAATTGTTGTAG